From Uloborus diversus isolate 005 chromosome 8, Udiv.v.3.1, whole genome shotgun sequence, a single genomic window includes:
- the LOC129227883 gene encoding zinc finger protein 721-like, whose protein sequence is MIVHTGEKSYSCEHCSKSFANASGLKSHLRVHTGEKPYSCEHCSKSFSQASSLKTHLRVHTGEKPYACNYCSKTFANASGQKIHLRVHTGEKPYSCESCSKSFSQAGQLKMHMNTHTGQKPFPCERCSRAFSQKSYLKIHMRIHTREKPYSCDCCSKTFSQTSALLIHKRVHTGQKPYSCEQCSKTFTQSSHLTTHMRAHAGKKPYPCENCSKAFYTSAALKKHLEVHAEGKSHSCDVCFKKYSSASHLKRHFSVHTDAGKKPFSCLCCLKTFSAASALKSHMRVHTGEKPFACDYCSKAFSQATLLKNHMVVHSGEKPFTCESCSKSFALASQLKQHINGHTSKKNYLCECCSAAFSRPSTLESHMRVHTGEKPYSCEHCSKIFHKATLLERHKRVHTGERRYSCEVCSKKFTCNGHLKRHLRIHTGEKPYSCESCSKSFSNSSALKAHLRVHTGEKPYSCDSCSKAYSDPSKLTEHKRMHTGERPFSCEYCSKSFARVNILKRHRRIHTGEKPYSCDNCPKAFSDSSQLKSHMRVHTGEKPFSCEYCGRKFSQSGHWRTHLRVHTGEKPYTCKSCSMQFSHFSSFQKHKRVHSGEKPFACAYCSKAFGQSSNLKTHMRIHTGQKPLICEHCSKRFAYATSLKVHMKVHAGEKPDSS, encoded by the coding sequence TTGCTCAAAGTCATTTGCTAATGCTTCAGGCTTAAAGTCGCATTTGAgagtccatactggtgaaaagccttATTCGTGTGAGCATTGctcaaagtcattttctcaagCTTCATCTTTGAAGACACATTTGAgagtccatactggtgaaaaaccctATGCCTGCAActattgttcaaagacatttgcTAACGCTTCAGGCCAAAAGATACATTtgagagtccatactggcgaaaagccatacTCGTGCGAATCTTGttcaaagtcattttctcaagCTGGACAATTAAAAATGCATATGAATACCCATACTGGTCAAAAGCCGTTTCCTTGTGAACGCTGTTCGAGGGCATTTTCTCAAAAATCCTATTTAAAGATCCATATGAGAATCCATACTCGTGAGAAACCTTACTCGTGCGATTgctgttcaaaaacattttcgcaGACTTCAGCTTTACTGATACACAAGAGAGTCCACACTGGCCaaaaaccgtattcttgcgaGCAGTGCTCCAAAACCTTTACTCAATCTTCACACTTAACGACTCACATGAGAGCGCACGCTGGCAAAAAACCATATCCTTGTGAAAACTGTTCAAAGGCGTTTTATACCTCTGCAGCTTTGAAGAAGCATTTAGAAGTACATGCAGAAGGAAAATCTCATTCTTGTGATGtttgtttcaagaaatattcCAGTGCTTCACATTTAAAGAGACATTTCAGTGTCCATACTGATGCTGGCAAAAAGCCATTTTCTTGTCTTTGctgcttaaaaacattttctgcggCTTCAGCTTTGAAGAGTCATATGAGAGTGCACACTGGTGAAAAGCCATTTGCTTGCGATTATTGTTCAAAGGCCTTTTCTCAAGCTACATTGCTAAAGAATCACATGGTAGTTCATTCTGGCGAAAAGCCGTTCACTTGCGAATCCTGCTCAAAGTCATTCGCTTTAGCTTCACAACTAAAGCAACATATTAATGGTCATACTagcaaaaaaaactatttgtgtgAATGCTGTTCAGCGGCGTTTTCTCGTCCTTCAACTTTAGAGAGTCACAtgagagtccatactggcgaaaagccatatTCATGCGAACATTGCTCAAAAATTTTTCACAAAGCCACCCTCTTAGAGAGACACAAgagagtccatactggcgaaagACGCTACTCATGTGaagtttgttcaaaaaaatttacatgcAATGGGCACTTAAAAAGACACTTAAggatccatactggcgaaaagccctATTCGTGCGAATCTTGTTCAAAGTCATTTTCTAACTCTTCAGCTTTAAAGGCACATTTGAGAGTTCATACGGGTGAGAAGCCGTACTCGTGCGACAGCTGTTCCAAGGCATATTCTGACCCTTCCAAATTAACGGAACATAAGAGAATGCACACTGGTGAACGGCCGTTCTCGTGCGAATATTGCTCAAAGTCATTTGCTCGAGTTAATATCTTAAAGAGGCATAGGAGgatccatactggcgagaagccatATTCTTGCGACAATTGTCCGAAGGCATTTTCTGATTCCTCGCAACTAAAAAGTCACATGAGggtccatactggtgaaaaaccgtTTTCATGCGAGTATTGCGGAAGGAAGTTTTCTCAGTCAGGCCACTGGAGGACGCATTTGAGAGTCCATACGGGTGAAAAGCCATACACGTGTAAATCCTGTTCCATGCAGTTTTCTCACTTCTCCTCGTTTCAAAAACACAAGAGGGTTCATTCTGGTGAAAAGCCATTTGCTTGTGCATACTGTTCAAAGGCATTTGGTCAGTCTTCAAATCTAAAGACTCATATGAGAATCCATACTGGCCAAAAGCCATTAatctgtgaacattgttcaaagcgATTTGCTTATGCTACAAGCTTGAAAGTTCACATGAAAGTTCATGCTGGTGAAAAACCAGATTCTTCTTAA